The nucleotide window ttggtttggacgtttcaacactccccttcaaaccaaactAGGCTTCAATCTAAGCATCGATCTTAGTCATCTGAAAGTATCAGTCGGTAATGCCTTGGTGAATATGTCCGCGACCTGTTCAGTGGTGTGACAGTAATCCAATTTCATTACTTTTTGCTTCACTTAATCTCTGAGAAAATGATACCTAGTatcaatgtgcttgctccttccatgctgtACCGGATTTTTGGTAAGTTCAATTGccaacttgttatccacatatataatggtggattCCCCctgcggatgcttcagctcctttagcatgttcttcaaccatattgcttcacagactgtggacgatgctgccacgtactctgcttcacatgtggacaaagcAACAACACTTTGCTTTTTGGAgttccatgtgaaagcagtcAATCCAAGATAGAATACATATCCCGTGgtgcttttcctttcatcttggtcacctccccaatcattgtctgagtatccatacagtATTGCTTCATCTTCGTATGGATATAAAAGACCAAATTCCGTTGTTCCTTTCAtgtacctgaggattctttttgcggCTAGCCAATGTGATTCTTTTGGCGCTTCCATGTACCTGCTTAGAAGTCCAACACTGTAGACGATATCCGGCCTTGTAATTGTGAGATACCTTAGACTTCCAATCAAACTCTTGAATAGAGTCGAGTCCacacttcttccttctccttcttttgtcaGCTTCAGGCCCGTTGCTACAAGCGTGTTCACTGCATTACAGTctgccatcttgaactttttaagCAACTCCTTGGCATATTTTTTGTGATATATAAATGCTGCCGACTTGTTGTTTTACTTCGATGCTcaagaagaaggacatcaatccaccatcagtcatctcgaattcattgaacatagcatgcttgaattcttcaaacatcgcctgactgtttcctgtgaacaacagatcatcaacatataggcatGCTATGAGGATGTCGCCATGAGCATTTTTCTTGATATAGACTgtatgctcatatggacattgggtGAAGtcgttctcttgaagatagttgtcgatgcgTGCATTCCAGGCACGAGGAGCCTGCTTCAACCCATAAAGGGCTTTCTTCAGTCGATACactttgtgttcctccccttgaataacaaaaccttcaggctggtcaacatagacctcttcttccagaattccattcaggaatgcagatttcacatctagttggtagatcatccaactatgatgggctgcaagggagataatcatccttacagtgtcaaggcgagcaacaggagtgaagacttcttcataatccaccccatatttctgtttgtaaccctttgctacgagccttgccttgtagcGATCTATTTCACCATTAGCATttcgcttgatcttgtacacccatttgactcCAATAGTTCTTTGGCCTTGAGGAAGTAAAGTAAGATCCCATGTATGGTTCTtctcaatggcttggatctcatctTCCATAGCCGTCctccaacattcttcttttaCGACCTCCTCAAATGTAAGAGGCTCATGGTCCGCATACAAGCAAAAcaaatttacttcctcagtttcGGCGTAGATATCGTTTAGGCTCCTCATTTTGATAGGAGTCAGGGGTGAAGGAGAACTAGATGATGACGTGCTGgctgaattttgatttgatgaaatacttccaGAGGAGATGGAACGTATCGCTGGACTTCTGCGTGTAGACGTTTCGGCGGAAGAGGGTGTTGCAGGTGTCTGCTCCTGGTTCTCATGCttttcttcttcatgttcttcaaccgtgacttgattttctttggctgaatcttcctcgttccatttccaggcttcttcctcgcagaatactacatctctactcaccaccactTTGTTAGTTAGTGGGTTATAGAGCTTGTACGCCTTCGATACttcactgtagccgatgaagatgcacttctcgccacgatcatcaagctttttccttctcgcttctggaacttgagcataggcgacacacccaaagatccttaggtgcgccacgctcggtttgtagccactccatgcctcctgtggtgtcatgtttcttacgctcttggttggacaccgattgagtaagtaggcagtacatgcaactgcctctgcccagaagcTTTTTGGCATGCCTTTCTCTTTGAGCATGGTTcttgtcatgtcgaggatggtgcggttctttcgTTCTGCAATGCCATTCTGCTGTGGCGTGTAGGCTGCAGTGTACTGTTGCTTGATTCCTTGATCCCTGCAATACTCTCGAaaggcatttgaggtgtactctccacctctgtcagatctaagggttttgattttaagaccactttctttttcaacaagggccttaaaatttttaaaaatagtaaaagcagcagacttttctttgattacatacacccacaattttctactgaaatcgtcaatgaaggtaataaagtatttattacctccaagagagattgactccaatggtccacagatgtcagtgtgaaccaactgcaatggttctcttgctcttcgggatactccactcggaaaggagttcctttgttgcttgccgagtgtgcacgcctcacacacatgttctggagcttcaatagccggcaagccatgcaccatatttgatgaggataagagtttaaggccactgaaatggagatgcccaaagcgaagatgccatctccatgaatcattcttcacgagtccatagagacacttctcagcctttgtgttaatatggagcGGAAACATGCGATTCTTTGCCATATGGACTTGAGCCACAAGTCTCCCGTGTGcatctcttatagagagagaattgttttccatgtgtatgacataccccttctcaaggagttggccgatactgaggatattacttttcatgtttggtacGTAATACACATTGGAGATAAAATTCGTcacaccattcttctgatagattttaacttttcctttacctttcacaggAACTTTTGATGAGTCTCCTAGACTCACATTGCCACGATCATTTTCCACCAGTTCCACGAACAATTCCTTCTTTCCACACATGTGGTTACTCGCACCAGAGTCGAGATACCACACGTCATGTTGATCACATGCTTCTTCTTGTGCAAGAAGAAGTGTGGAGTCTTCTTTTTCATGATTTGATGTTTCTACATAATTAGAATGCTCATCTTGATCCACTGGTTTGCTCCAACAGTTTGAAGCATAATGGCCAAACTTgttgcaattgtaacattgaataTTTTTTGTATTTCCACGACCATGCATGGAACGACCTCTACTatttcctcttccacggaaattGATAGTCTTTTGTTGATTTTATGATTGGCTTGGATAATATCCACGTCCTCTACCTCTTGCACGATTGCTAGTGCCACGGCCCCCTCGTTGTTTAGGATCATTCTTTAAagtcaacttagactctaaggcatgttcaagcattgaACCAGCATTtttttgcattcgttgctcacGTACTTGCAACGAGCCCATCAGTTCCTCGATGGACAGATTTTCTAAGTCTTTCGATTCTTCTATGGTAACCACCACATGCTCAAATTTgattgtgagggatcgaagtactTTTTCAACAACCCGTACATCTtcgatcttttcaccatttcttttcaagttgTTAACAGTAACAAGTAACCTTGAAAAAAAGTCAGAAAtggtctcaccttccttcatgtgtgaGGTCTCGAATTCGGCTCTAAAAGTTTGGAGACGAACCTTCTTCACACGATCGACTCCTTTGAAGATTGTGCTAAGAatctcccatgcttgcttgcatgTTGTCGCTTCAGCAATCCGTTCAAAGGTGGACTCATCCAACCTTTGTTAGACAAGAAATAGAGCCTTCTTgtccttctttctttgatctttgAGGACCACCCTTTGATCAGCGGTATAGAGAGCTTCTTCTTCCGttgtgggttctacatacccatcactGACAATATCCCATAGATCTTGGGATCCGAACAAAGCCTTCATCTGGATGCACCAGTTTTCATAGTTATCCTTAGATAACTTTGGAATCTGCGGCTGGATGGACGCCATCACTTTTTCACACTACGGTTCAACAACCCTTTTTCTTGGCGTAGCAGTGGCAACACCTTGATCACACGATCTGAACCTTCAAATGATACCTGGTCCCACAGGATcgtcttgctctgataccaatttgttgCCTGTACTAGCCAGAATTattcttggctttacaaagcctatAATTTAGAGTCACTGGACACGTGAGAAGAGAAAGAAACTTTtgctatatattttttatattgcttacaagCTCACTGAGTTGATTCCAAACGGACTACAAGCACTTCTTATATAGATTTTTCCCACCAATGTGAAAAGACACAAATGCCCTCATTAACTACATTAATTCTATCAGTTTCAAACGTTTGGAAACCCACCAGCCATAACACGTGAAAAATGTCGAAATTGCCATAACGTGTGGCTGTTTCAAATGCCATGAAACGGtagcatctgaaccgtccatttggtttggacgttTCAACAAGAGTGTGGGGTCTCATTTTTTTGTATGAATAGTGAGACAATATAAAGAGTGGATATTCACTAAAAATTGATGATTTTAGTAGTGGTCCACTATTAATATTTTGTCGAGCACAGTGATCTCCGCgattcatgttgtctcaccattCATAGAACTAAAAAAATGAGACCCCCACACACTCCTCTCTTTTGCAAACTCTCACTATTCgtacaaaaaatataaaaaaaaaaaactacaataattataaagaaaaccaCAAAACCCTCCTCCCTTTCATAATCTCTCACCAATCATACCTAATcagacaaaaaacaaaacaagcaTAAAATGAACCACCATACATccatttcacaaactcccactAATCATACCTAATCAACTTATTCACATATTCTCTATTATATTTATAGGTAAACAAGGTACCTAGCAATCAATTTATAAAAGATTGGGTAAATGAAAGTATCTATTGGCTTCTCACTTTTTTAATGACATTTCAATAAGTGTTTCTTTAGAGTTGTAGTCAACCCATTTATTCATTTAACATATTGAGCCTCGTAATACCTGCATTGTATTTTCACCGTGCCGTTTTTCAGAGTCACATCTTCAAGATCTTCCCACACtatcgatttttatttttattttcctttttagtgAACTATGGGAGACACTAATCTTAATTGGCACATCTTCATCTTGTAGACCTAATCCTTCATCCAATATCATTAATGAAGTGACTGACAAATTGCCAAGGGTATTGAGAATTTCCTCACTAATTATCTACtaattaaaatatattaaatcTGCCTAGCACTATAATGCCTTTAAAGTATATATTAAACTTTAAAAGTATATACTAGACCATAAATTAATCATCAATCCAAGGCTGGATACattataatactttcatattctcatttaaatgtTCATGTCAAAATTTCGGTAATATTTCCCTATGTCTCTCCAAATAAGTTGAtcctccattttattttcatgccaaatatctaagtaatgtgaagatatttgacataataaataaaaataaaaataaaaaacatatccaaagagaaATAGAGAATGTATCACGGAACAAGCATAAGCatataaatagattatatgaaaacaTAGTATCTATCTAACTTTGAACTGTACAAAATGAGACAATTTAAATGATTtctagagagaaatagagagatggAGCGCAGAACAGGCATGAgcatttaaatatattatataaaagtatagtatctatctaaccttgaactatataaaatgggacaatttaagtGATTTCTATACCACCAAAAACATACTATATGTATGCCTAGCCACACATAAATATTCAAATGGACAACTAATTAtataatttacaaaaataaatcaCATTAAGAGAATTGTCTAATGCATAATAATAAGCTAAAAAATAAGTAATGTAATTcataattcacaaaaataaactaTTAATTGtctaattcataaaaataaaccaCATTAGACTAATTatcaaatgcacaataataaattAAGCAATAAGGGATCAGGGAATAaggatttaggtttatgtttagtcaTTTATGATTTTGGATTTTGAATTTCAAGTTTAGAATTTATGGACATCATATCTCCCAAGCAATTTTCAGCAACTGTTGGCACATATATGAACTGACTCAAATTGGCTAAACACAACACACGGATACTCACTAGGCTCAAAACTTAATTGagccgactcaactcgaaaactcGGGCGAGTTTTTCCaagttaataaataaataaacttggGATGAACTGCAGCCAAAATTTCAAattgaatgatcttaaccatctaatcttGATAGTTGATGATGGGCCGCAGATCATTTTGTATTAACCGTTCATCTTAACACCCTTTAATTAGATGCATGGGATTATTCGATCGATGTAATCTTTGGACCATGATCCATGCGCAGAATGAGCATTGAGTGCATATTGTTTAGAAAAATCTAGAGAGACATGTTGTCCCGCCTCATCTACCATGCGCGAAGTGGGAGCAAATTAGGTGAGACCGGGGATCCATtgatgtgggtgggaccttgactgtggggctaacaatgatgtatgtgacttaaatccgcactgtccaaccattttcaaatctcattttagtgcatgatgaaaaaaaatgaagcatgcccaaatattaggtggaccacaccacaagaaacagtcacgattgaattcccaccattaaaaaggtaTGGTTGTGATTTCAACTCAAAAAAAGTGCATTTGATCAGTGACGTTCTTTATGGTAGCCATAAAAATAGAGTTTCagacctaatgaacggtccagaaTAATTGATACTAATGTCCATGTCCCAATGCAACTTGGAGCATTGTAACTTTAAAGCGAGAGCAATGGCTCATCTCTCTCACCATAATAATGATGCAAATCCACTTTATAAAATtaagtatggcccacccaaggtattctgtattGGTAATGGTGGTCGTAACGGTCACCATTATTACCAATACGGGTATTGGCTGTAatcgtaacggttgaaaattttcttttgcgtgaaaaattttaaaaaatcaagaataatgtaaatattctaaatatgtattcattttttgttttgaacatatttatggtagtgtaacagtTTACTGTTTGTTGAGAGTGTTATATTGAggtgtctagtgaatttgtgaacatgattatatgtatttaatgtttacacatcacaataaagcattaaaactagaaataagaaaatttaaataaatactactttttcaattttttgaaacaaAAAAGGCCATTGAAGCTTCTAttagctcaaatcacttcaatctacgattttaatattaaaaatatagtatgcgtggtcgaaatctattgtaAATTGATCtatgagagtttttggaatgagaacagtaaaaaaaaggagaaaaatggatttaaatagaaaaaaaagaaaagaaaagaaaaaaggtggTAGTTTTTTGACTGTTACAGGGTAACGGTCGTAGCCTTGTAACGGCATTTACAGCTACTATAACGGCCGATACGTTCCAAAAAAGTCAACTACCCCGTTTCACCCTCATATCGTGTAATGGTCATGgttgttacctatacgtatcggcctttacgggccTATCATAACGGATACGGAGCACCTTGGGCCCACTAAAATCACATTATTACCGATAGCTCATATGATTGGAAGACTTTTGATGATCCTAGCCAAAATTAGAAGACATTCATTGATCCTatggatggctatgatcatcAAACTGGTTTGATATTAGGGGAGATACTCATTCATGGTAGCAAATGGACATTTCACCGCTTGTCAGgcatatatggatggacggcctggacaaaACACGTCCATCAACGTGTGGCCCACAGATGTAGTGGTTCCAAATGACCGAATGCAATTCGGTATCATCTAATATGTCTATTTAGTTGTGCATGTGGGGCACACTTGCCATCAGAAAAATTCAAATGGGAtgggattttatcattttttaagCCGGTCGAAGCAGGACTGGTCCCAACCATTTTTTTGGTCAGGCTCAAGCTGGGCTTGAGCTGAACTTGAGTGTCTCAATGGGCCTGGAGTTAGACTCGCCCAGTCCAAACCAGACCCATTGCTACTCCCACCCTGGACTTAGGCCTCAGTTCATACGCTAGAGTTGAACATGGGCTGGCCCATTTAGAACGGGACTCATTTTTCACGTATGGGCTTTTAAAGCTACAAATGAAACGGGCAGCCTACAGTAGCCCAGTCCAATCTTtcaccttttgtttttttttcgttTTCCAGTTAAGTGTCGTGTCCCACTCAACATAGCATAGACGTAGCACTTACAAACATCAATCTAGAAtgtccaaatttcaggcccagTTGAAGACGAACCAGCAattatctcaacaccctccaaTTAGCTGCCTGGGATTATTCAATTAGTGTGTGTAATCTTTGAACCATGATCCATGGGCAATCTGAGCACAAATGGTGTTATGTGTATTTCAATAAATATAAAGTAATgagttttggaaaaaaaaatgcaaaagccACTTTGTTTTGGTTTTTGTCTTTTGGTGAAAAATTTTAATCTCATATAAGGTAAAATGGGAATTGTAAATGAGTGTAGAAGCTTGTCTTTCATAGACTTTTATAAAATGTATTCTATTATGCCCAAGCCCGTATACAAGCATAAGCTGGCCTAGTGAGGAAACTTGGCCCAAGAACCTTTAACCGAGCGTGTGTGCACACGTACACACGCTCATAAACTTGAACGTGGGGGGAATCGGGCCACGATACGCATGCTTGGGTGCAAAGAAAATCGAAGTCTATGGAGATCCATTTGTTATATAGTGTTGTATCATGGGAGATATCGCATTGTGTGTTAGGAGAGAGCGCATTAACTAACCAGACTATTTCAAAGATAGTAACCATGTACGGATATAAATTGCTTGCAGCACCTCTCACCGTaagacccaccgtgatgaatgtgttttatccagagTCCATTGATTTTTccccatcattttagggcatgagcaggaaaatgaggtagatcgaagtgcaaagggaccacaccacataaaaagtaaggattgaatgcccaccattcaaCGCATTTGTTTTACTTATGTCGTGACTCAGGTTGGGCCTACATGCTAAATGGTccgatgatctaaaccatttttGTTATTGTTACTACCATAAATAAGCTAGTATCTCTAATTATCGTCGAATATTTATTTGAATGTAGGTAGGAGCTCCAAGTATGAGGGTTTTGGGGAGTTTATGGCAGGCCTACTGGCTCCATGAGCATTAGAGAGATTCAAATCATGTCTTTGTTCAGCTCGAGTTTCATTTGGATCGAATTGGAAAGAAGATTTGATGATTTTCTTCAACAGTTGGATGGAtccgctgatatttgtgttttcctttcatccagttttgtttgatcttatgaacaagttggatggcaaataaacatcctagtgagccttgggaaggtttcaatggtgggtatcattGTCCATAATGCTTTTTgtgtagttattattattattattattattattacacacccccacacactcatgccactcgccactcacgccatagtggaatttcaccacctatgggtacttgaacccttgagaGTCcatgatgctttttttttttttgtggtgtagctcacttgagcattggatttttcttattttggggaacatgccctgaaatgatattgcaaaatggatgaacaatatggatataacacatattgatgAAATTACTTTCAAGTGTATCTAATTAAGAAAAGTATTTTACTTGTCGGAGGTGGAGTCACGAGAGTTATATTACATATGCCATTACCTCATTAGCTTCCAACCACTATGGTAATAATCATTATTCATTTTCCACACATTACATCACATTACTGTTGTCATCCGTAATTCAAATATGCCCTTACAACAACACCCCagctctgaggggccaccataatgtatatgtgtaGAAATACATTGTCATTGTCCATCAGGTAAGAACCCTTATATTCGTTGTGCAAATAAAAGGACTTGCGTGAGGAAcaagttaagtgggccacaccaatgggaacagGGTTAAATTGcacctaaaacctctaagttgGATGTCTGATTTTTTGTACATCACTTCATCACGATCAGTCACCCTGATGGACGGGTTTGACGAAAGGCACACTCTATGGTGGCTCCACACACAAGAATATGGTTTGCGTCccttccccactgtttcattggAAAGAATGATACCTGCAATAGGTAGTATTCACTTcacgatttgagttgttgaagacaTTTGATTGCCATCCAATCCTTCCATTAGATGCAACCCCACATGTAGAGCCTAGATCCCACAATTCAGtttgatccataactcaagtgggccacacacaatttGGTAACAATGGAGACAATGGGAGAGGAAACCAGATAAGGCAGAAGAAAGGTGAAGAAGTGGggagatttatttttttagaaaaaaattctttaatatttaattttttaaagagtTAAGGACAATTAAACTTAAATCACCTCATAAATCTTACATTTAGAAATTGTTGATTGATACTCAAGTAGGGCTTACTATACCAAAGGTTCTTGGGCTTTCAATGGCTTGGGTTTCGGACCACTTTTTGCAAGAACAAGCCCAGCTCATTGACAACCCTTAAAAGGTTTGGAAGTGTAGAGCCACATACAAATTTCTCCAAGATCCCGTAGTGCCTTGAGAGCGCTATAAAATGCATCTGTCCACTTGGACAGGACCGTCCATTTAGATTCAATAGCTACTGTGTAAAAATCTCACAACTGGATGATTCTATGGATCTTATTAGTATTATAAAAGAGGAAATAAGATAAAGAGAAATAGATGTCCAtcattcaatggttaggattttccaatcaATTTGGTTTTGCGATCATAATTAATCTATAGATATTCTTGTTTGCATACATAACCTGTGACCTGACCCGACCCAAACCCAATTTGACATCTAAGCAATGCATGACTCTAATGGGGTGCAACGTGGTCAGGTGCAATTAAAACTCATACATTGCCTAGATGTCCGAGTCATGTACCAGGTTGGTCCTTGGGACTATGGacgtaaatgggaggaattgagCGTAAATGGAGATAAATGGCAGGAGTCGGGAGTAAATAGATGTAAATTGGGAGGGATTGGGAGGAAATTGAGGTCAATGGGAATAAATTGAGGTAAATAGGAATAAATTGAGGTGAAGCAGATGGTGATAGGCTGATCCAGCTGGAGTAACTCCACCTGATTTGGGCCACATTTTGGCCAAGACACAGGACCTGTAGGTTGGACCTGGGTCTGAGTCTTAGCCCTGGAAATTAAATGTGGCAGAGCTAACATTTGAACTGCTTGACTAGCACAGCAAGTAGGCTTTTAATCACATTGGTGTTTGGATGTGGTAGACAAGATACAACACAAGCACAATTTGGGGTGGGAGGGACCTGTATTCAGGTTATTTGCTAATGGTCTGGACTTGGACAGTGTTGAGCCAGGCCTGGCCCATTTGCCCCTGTAGCATTCCTTTGTAATATGACAAAAGCACtgatttttaagctcatggctATTCCATTGCCAGTTCGGAAAATGCAATGCATCGGGCATCAATTTCTTAGGCAAGCATACCAAGCTGTGATGAACAAGATTTTTCAGTTTCTCCAAAAATGTAAAAGATGTTCAATAACTATCAAGACAAGCTCCTCCTACTTTGTTTGAGGAAATATctaaacaaaaagaagaatatGACAAGAGTAACCTCATCACTGCGGCATAGTGAGTATGATGAGTATGAAGATAACAGATAGCAATCAATTTCTTGGATATGCCAACTCATGATGATGTGTTTCTGAAACAATGTAAATAGGTTGTAAagtaaagaggaaaaggaaaacaaagaaaagagagTAAAATCACCTATTGTAATTCAACATTATCATTGCCACCCACAAGGGGGGAGatttatcatcaaaatttgactaCTGTGATGATTAACGTCTCTGAAAATTGAGCACCCTGACAGATGTTGCATAGATTgcaaagaaaaagagaatgaaGCACACGAGCACTGCTGCAGAAACACCTATCATTCCCGAATCATAGCCAAGGCTCACTTCCAAAAACTCTTTCACAGACCCGTTGAATCCAGGCCCAATTATATGACTCTCTACATTGCCAAGTTGCGAGGTTATGATGCCACGTAGAGTCCAAGCCACTGGGCTGATATAATAACACCAGATCCACCATTCAGGGAtattctgaaaaaaataaaaccacAGTcatttcaatgataagaattgtaCCAAGGAACCAAAAAACGTCGAGTGCATACCATATATTGATGGACAAAAAAACATTTATATAAACTACCATTTGTTGATGCACAGCTAGCTTTTTTGCCATGACATATGGCTGATAAGGGGAGTGGGCAGAAGTTAATTACTTACAGGTTTAGGAACAAGAAAACCTGACATTAAGTTCCATAACGAGTAAAATGCAGACGAAATGACTGCTGCAAAGTGCTGAGTAGGCGTCAGACCAACCGCCATCAACCCGTAGAATGCAAAGTATGTGAACGTGAGGAACATGAACAATAGGTAAAGCAGAAACTTCCCTGCAAAGAGTATAGAGCCCCCATCCTTTGTAAGATTTTGTAGTTTCATACAAATGAGTGATGTAAAACTAATGTAACAAGACAAGCCAAAAGCTTCATATGTTTTGTTTTATAGCTCCAATTGTGAGATAAAGATGATAAAAGTACCTATTGTCCTTTCAAAGCCAATCATGAAGTATGTAATGACACCGTATACAATTGTTTGCACTGCAATGTATGGAACCTCTATAATCCCCTGAACATTAAGACAGAACACATAATTTTGGCATGAAgccaaatataaataaataaatatatatatatatatatatatatatatatatatatatatatatatatatatatatatataaataaataaatatatatatatatatatatatatatatatatatatattattctttGCCAAAGTAGATTCTTTTACCTGTGCTGCTGCATATGGAAATGGAGAGTACATCCCTGTCGCCTTCTCTCGATAGAAAACTGTCCTCTCAATGGAGACTACTGGCTGTATTGACGCAGCATTATTCACACCAAGAAATAAGCAAGCTGAATAAAGTGCCCCCATAACGGCAAACAAGTCCTTTGTTGTATCTCTAGAAACATTTAAAACATGTGGAATTGATCAGTAGAGGCTTCTCATCTGTAAAGGAAATAGGCTGATGGCAAATATAATCTCCATTATGAACAGAAAGCATGTAAACCATACCATCATTGCTTTTCACCCCTCCTTATAtaatgatagagtggaatggcggaataggATTCACGTAACCCCAAT belongs to Magnolia sinica isolate HGM2019 chromosome 8, MsV1, whole genome shotgun sequence and includes:
- the LOC131253745 gene encoding uncharacterized protein LOC131253745 yields the protein MASIQPQIPKLSKDNYENWCIQMKALFGSQDLWDIVSDGLDESTFERIAEATTCKQAWEILSTIFKGVDRVKKVRLQTFRAEFETSHMKEGETISDFFSRLLVTVNNLKRNGEKIEDVRVVEKVLRSLTIKFEHVVVTIEESKDLENLSIEELMGSLQVREQRMQKNAGSMLEHALESKLTLKNDPKQRGGRGTSNRARGRGRGYYPSQS